DNA sequence from the Methanobacteriaceae archaeon genome:
TCCTGGGACATGGAATTGGTTTACAAATAGATGAACTTCCGGTGATTGCAGAAAGGTTTGATGAACCACTCCAGGAGGGGATGGTATTTGCAGTCGAACCCAAAAAAGGAATTAAAGGAATTGGAATGGTGGGAATAGAAAACACCTTCATTGTAACTCCTCAGGGAGGGCAATGCATCACCGGGAATAATCCAGGTTTAATCCCAGTATTTTGATGATACTTATTTTTAATTTTCATTAATTTCTATATTCTAAAACACTTTTACCGGGACAAAATTGGCTAAACTATAAATATTATAACTTATAACTTATACTTATAACTTATAATTTATAAGAAAACTCTCAAAAAAAATCTTCAAAAAAAATTTAGGAGAACCATTATGGCGGAAATAATTGCAATATTGAATCAGAAGGGAGGTTGTGGTAAAACTACCACTGCAGTCAACCTTTCAGCAGCACTAGCCCTTTTAGGGGAAAAAGTTCTGGTTATTGACATGGACCCACAGGCTAATGCCACCACAGCATTTGGAGTTGAAAAAAACGAAGAAAACTCCATATACCGGGTACTAACCGGGCAGGAAACACTGGATGATTCAGTTGTCTCCACTGATATCAAGGGTCTGGATCTGGTACCCAGCCATATTTCACTCAGTGGGGCTGAAATAGAGCTCAGTAAAGACATAGGATTCCCATTTATACTGAAGGAGGCTATGGATGGAATTGCAGAAAGCTACGATTACATCCTGGTGGATGTGCCCCCATCTCTGGGTATTTTAACCATCAACTCCCTGGTGGCAGCAGACAGTGTCATAATACCCATTCAGGCAGAATTTTATGCCCTGGAAGGAATGGCTGATTTACTGGATGCTATGAATCTCGTTGAAAGTCGTTTAAACAGCCCATCACCAATAAAGGGGATATTAATCACCTTATACGATTCCAGAACTCGTCTGGGTCGGGATGTGCTGCACAATGTTAGGCAATACTTTGGTGAAACTGAACACATTTTCAAAACCACCATTCCCCGTAATGTTAAACTGGCTGAGGCCCCCAGTCATGGTAAACCCTGCATTATCTATGATGAGGAATGCATTGGTAGTGAAGCATATCGGGATCTTGCTCTGGAA
Encoded proteins:
- a CDS encoding ParA family protein, producing the protein MAEIIAILNQKGGCGKTTTAVNLSAALALLGEKVLVIDMDPQANATTAFGVEKNEENSIYRVLTGQETLDDSVVSTDIKGLDLVPSHISLSGAEIELSKDIGFPFILKEAMDGIAESYDYILVDVPPSLGILTINSLVAADSVIIPIQAEFYALEGMADLLDAMNLVESRLNSPSPIKGILITLYDSRTRLGRDVLHNVRQYFGETEHIFKTTIPRNVKLAEAPSHGKPCIIYDEECIGSEAYRDLALEILELKDSVAQEKVAENKYTVMEDN